A window of the Myxococcus virescens genome harbors these coding sequences:
- a CDS encoding head GIN domain-containing protein, translated as MSPARVSIVAAFLLFGACAHAQDSQAGASASAQQQRGDVREVPDFDEVSVSHGIRAEVKVGPKSVRLEGPAELVSRIEMDVHDGTLRTRVDKKLFSGFKGSSVRLYVSSPRVEGIHASGGSHVDADATRTDEFDVEASGGAIVNVRGVDARQVETEASGGSKVTLAGRATDFDVEASGGSIVRALDVKGVKTLDAEASGGSRVEVDASDRVSGEASGGSVLQLVSRPSQSDVRASGGSKVVYKD; from the coding sequence ATGTCCCCCGCCCGCGTCTCAATCGTCGCCGCCTTCCTCCTCTTCGGTGCCTGTGCCCATGCCCAGGATTCTCAAGCCGGTGCGTCCGCTTCCGCACAACAGCAGCGAGGCGATGTCCGAGAGGTGCCCGACTTCGATGAGGTATCGGTGAGCCACGGCATCCGGGCCGAGGTGAAGGTGGGCCCCAAGTCCGTGCGCCTGGAGGGACCGGCCGAACTCGTGTCCCGTATCGAAATGGATGTGCATGACGGGACGCTGCGCACCCGCGTGGACAAGAAGCTCTTCAGCGGATTCAAAGGCAGCAGCGTCCGCCTGTACGTCTCCAGCCCGCGCGTCGAAGGCATCCACGCCAGCGGCGGCAGCCACGTGGACGCGGACGCCACGCGCACGGACGAGTTCGACGTCGAGGCCAGCGGCGGCGCCATCGTCAACGTCCGCGGCGTGGATGCACGCCAGGTGGAAACCGAGGCCAGTGGTGGCTCGAAGGTGACGCTGGCGGGACGGGCAACGGACTTCGACGTCGAGGCCAGCGGGGGCTCCATCGTGCGGGCCCTGGACGTGAAGGGCGTCAAGACGCTGGACGCGGAAGCGAGCGGCGGCTCGCGCGTGGAGGTGGATGCGTCCGACCGCGTCAGCGGCGAGGCCTCCGGGGGCAGCGTCCTCCAGCTCGTGTCCCGCCCGAGCCAGAGCGACGTGCGCGCCAGCGGGGGCTCCAAGGTCGTCTACAAGGACTGA